A single region of the Anaerococcus urinomassiliensis genome encodes:
- the rpsC gene encoding 30S ribosomal protein S3 — translation MGQKVNPKGFRVGVIKDWDSKWFADKEDFSDLLVEDYNIRKLIKKEMYDAGIADIEIERAVNNLKITIFAGKPGMVIGKGGAGIEELKKKIEKVAPGKRTIINVEEIKYQDLNAQLVAENIASALENRVAFRRAMKQPIQRTMRAGAKGIKTMVSGRLGGADMARSEGYSEGTIPLQTLRADIDYGFAEADTEYGKIGCKVWIYKGEILPGEKAVREPKMKNQPNNRNKKRRNNNRRPNRNNKENTNR, via the coding sequence ATGGGCCAAAAAGTAAACCCTAAGGGATTTAGAGTTGGTGTTATTAAAGACTGGGATTCAAAATGGTTTGCGGACAAAGAAGACTTCTCAGACCTACTAGTGGAAGACTATAACATCAGAAAATTAATCAAAAAAGAAATGTATGATGCAGGTATTGCAGATATCGAAATCGAAAGAGCTGTAAATAACCTTAAAATCACAATCTTTGCTGGAAAACCAGGAATGGTTATAGGTAAAGGTGGAGCAGGAATCGAAGAACTAAAGAAGAAAATCGAAAAAGTTGCTCCAGGCAAAAGAACAATCATAAACGTTGAAGAAATCAAATACCAAGACCTAAACGCTCAATTAGTTGCAGAAAATATAGCATCTGCTCTTGAAAACAGAGTTGCATTTAGACGTGCTATGAAACAACCTATCCAAAGAACAATGAGAGCTGGAGCTAAGGGTATCAAAACTATGGTATCAGGACGTCTTGGTGGAGCTGATATGGCAAGAAGTGAAGGATATTCTGAAGGAACAATTCCACTTCAAACACTAAGAGCTGACATTGATTATGGATTTGCAGAAGCAGATACAGAATATGGTAAAATTGGTTGTAAAGTTTGGATCTACAAAGGCGAAATCCTACCAGGAGAAAAAGCTGTTCGTGAACCAAAGATGAAAAATCAACCAAACAACAGAAACAAAAAAAGAAGAAATAATAACAGACGTCCTAATAGAAACAACAAGGAAAATACTAACAGATAG
- the rplV gene encoding 50S ribosomal protein L22: MEVKATAKYQRISPLKVNYICKEIRGKQVDEALNILRFTNKKGARLLEDVLKSAIANAENNNGLDRENLIVSKAFANDAPTFRRWHPKAKGAAYPILKRNSHIGVVLTNIED; the protein is encoded by the coding sequence ATGGAAGTTAAAGCAACAGCTAAATATCAAAGAATATCTCCTCTAAAAGTTAACTATATTTGTAAAGAAATCAGAGGTAAGCAAGTAGACGAAGCACTAAACATTCTAAGATTTACAAACAAAAAGGGTGCTAGACTACTTGAAGATGTACTAAAAAGTGCTATTGCAAATGCTGAAAACAACAATGGTTTAGACAGAGAAAACCTAATAGTATCAAAAGCATTTGCTAACGATGCTCCAACATTTAGAAGATGGCATCCAAAAGCTAAAGGTGCAGCTTATCCAATACTTAAGAGAAACAGCCACATTGGTGTGGTTCTTACTAATATAGAAGACTAG
- the rpsS gene encoding 30S ribosomal protein S19 gives MARSLKKGPFVDDHLMKKIDELNEKNEKKVIRTWSRRSTIFPEFVEHTIAVHDGRKHVPIYITEDMVGHKLGEFVPTRTFRGHAKKATEQKAKMR, from the coding sequence ATGGCTAGATCACTTAAAAAAGGACCATTTGTCGATGATCATTTAATGAAAAAAATTGACGAATTAAATGAAAAAAATGAGAAAAAAGTTATTAGAACATGGTCAAGACGTTCTACAATATTCCCTGAATTTGTAGAACACACTATAGCAGTTCACGATGGTAGAAAACACGTTCCAATCTATATCACAGAAGATATGGTAGGACACAAATTAGGTGAATTCGTACCAACAAGAACATTTAGAGGCCATGCTAAAAAAGCTACTGAACAAAAAGCAAAAATGCGTTAG
- the rplB gene encoding 50S ribosomal protein L2: MPIRKLKPTSNGHRNMSVSTFEEITTNKPEKSLLTDLKSKGGRNNTGRTTVRFRGGGVKRKYRIIDFKRNKDGIPARVKTIEYDPNRSANIALLAYADGEKRYILAPRGLKVGDEILSGSEADIKPGNALELKDIPVGTTVHNIELRQGQGGILVRSAGVGAQLMAKEGKFATLRLPSGETRLIHLNCKATIGIVGNQEHELVRLGKAGKSRYLGRRPHVRGSAMNPVDHPHGGGEGRAPVGRPAPMTPWGQKAIGVKTRNKKKASNQYIVRRRDEK; the protein is encoded by the coding sequence ATGCCTATAAGAAAATTAAAACCAACCTCAAACGGCCATAGAAATATGTCTGTTTCTACATTCGAAGAAATTACTACAAACAAACCAGAAAAATCACTTCTAACTGACCTAAAATCAAAAGGTGGTAGAAACAACACAGGTAGAACCACAGTAAGATTTAGAGGTGGTGGAGTAAAAAGAAAATATAGAATAATCGACTTTAAGAGAAATAAAGACGGTATCCCAGCAAGAGTAAAGACAATTGAATACGATCCAAACAGATCTGCAAACATTGCTCTACTTGCTTATGCTGATGGTGAAAAAAGATATATCCTAGCTCCAAGAGGACTTAAAGTTGGAGATGAAATACTTTCAGGATCAGAAGCTGATATCAAACCAGGTAATGCACTTGAACTTAAAGATATCCCAGTTGGTACAACAGTACACAACATCGAATTACGCCAAGGTCAAGGAGGAATCCTTGTAAGAAGTGCCGGAGTTGGAGCACAACTTATGGCTAAAGAAGGTAAATTTGCAACACTAAGATTACCTTCAGGTGAAACAAGACTAATACATCTAAACTGCAAGGCAACAATTGGTATAGTAGGTAACCAAGAACACGAATTAGTAAGACTTGGTAAAGCTGGTAAATCTAGATACCTAGGAAGAAGACCTCACGTTCGTGGTTCTGCAATGAACCCAGTAGATCACCCACACGGTGGTGGTGAAGGTAGAGCACCAGTTGGTCGTCCAGCACCAATGACACCATGGGGCCAAAAAGCTATCGGTGTTAAAACACGTAATAAGAAAAAAGCTTCTAATCAATATATCGTAAGAAGAAGAGACGAAAAATAG
- the rplW gene encoding 50S ribosomal protein L23, whose protein sequence is MKSPYEVIKRPIITEKSMGMLDENKYTFEVDKNANKPEIKAAIEAIFDGVKVKKVRTMNYEGKKVRTKYGYGKRADWKKAIVTLTDDSQEIEYFEGL, encoded by the coding sequence ATGAAATCACCTTATGAAGTAATCAAAAGACCAATTATAACAGAAAAAAGCATGGGAATGCTTGATGAAAACAAATACACTTTTGAAGTAGATAAAAATGCTAACAAACCAGAAATAAAAGCTGCTATCGAAGCTATATTTGACGGTGTAAAAGTCAAAAAAGTTAGAACCATGAACTATGAAGGTAAAAAAGTTAGAACAAAATATGGTTATGGTAAAAGAGCAGACTGGAAGAAAGCTATCGTAACACTAACAGATGATAGCCAAGAAATCGAATACTTCGAAGGTTTATAA
- the rplD gene encoding 50S ribosomal protein L4, with protein MPKVNVLNIKGENVGEIELNETLFATNISKQAVYEVVKNQLANKRQGTQSAKTRAEVRGGGRKPFRQKGTGRARQGSIRAPHYTGGGVVFAPKPRDYSYKVPKKLRRKALYSVLTSKVNENELVVLDELKMDTFKTKEAANILNTIDAGKKAYVVTAENDNVVYRSFRNIEGVDVAPANLINVYDLIRHNKLVITKDAIAKLEEVFI; from the coding sequence ATGCCTAAAGTTAACGTTTTAAACATTAAAGGAGAAAATGTTGGCGAAATCGAGTTAAACGAAACTCTATTTGCAACAAATATCAGCAAGCAAGCTGTTTATGAAGTTGTAAAAAACCAACTAGCTAATAAAAGACAAGGTACACAATCTGCTAAAACACGTGCTGAAGTTCGTGGTGGTGGACGTAAACCATTTAGACAAAAGGGAACAGGTAGAGCTCGTCAAGGTTCTATAAGAGCTCCACACTACACAGGTGGTGGTGTTGTATTTGCTCCAAAGCCAAGAGATTATAGCTACAAAGTTCCAAAGAAACTTAGACGTAAAGCACTTTATTCAGTACTAACAAGCAAAGTTAACGAAAATGAACTAGTAGTACTTGATGAATTAAAGATGGATACATTTAAAACAAAAGAAGCAGCAAACATCCTAAATACAATAGATGCTGGTAAAAAAGCATATGTTGTTACAGCTGAAAATGACAATGTAGTATATAGATCATTTAGAAATATCGAAGGCGTAGATGTAGCTCCTGCAAACTTGATAAATGTATATGACCTTATAAGACATAACAAGTTAGTGATAACAAAAGATGCTATTGCTAAACTTGAGGAGGTATTTATCTAA
- the rplC gene encoding 50S ribosomal protein L3 — MKSIFTTKVGMTQVIDEDGAVTPVTVLKADENVVVQVKTDETDGYNAAQIGYIDKKEKNVKKPQRGHFDKAGASYKRHLKEINFGNEAVELKAGDTLSVDIFEEGEVVDVVATSKGKGTQGAIKRWNYGRGPVSHGSKSHRVAGARAAGSDPARVFKGRKGSGKMGNERVTIQNLKVVKVNADDSYILVKGAVPGPKGGVVEVKQAVKGQN; from the coding sequence ATGAAGAGTATATTTACAACAAAAGTAGGCATGACTCAAGTCATCGACGAAGATGGAGCTGTTACTCCAGTTACTGTTCTAAAAGCTGATGAGAATGTAGTTGTACAAGTAAAAACAGATGAAACCGATGGTTACAACGCAGCTCAAATTGGCTACATAGACAAAAAAGAAAAGAATGTTAAAAAGCCACAAAGAGGACATTTTGACAAAGCAGGCGCATCTTACAAAAGACACCTTAAAGAAATCAACTTCGGAAATGAAGCGGTTGAGCTTAAAGCAGGTGACACACTAAGCGTTGATATCTTTGAAGAAGGCGAAGTAGTAGACGTTGTTGCAACAAGCAAGGGTAAGGGAACTCAAGGTGCAATAAAGAGATGGAACTATGGTAGAGGTCCAGTATCTCACGGTTCTAAATCACACAGAGTTGCTGGTGCTCGTGCAGCAGGTTCAGATCCAGCTAGAGTATTCAAAGGTAGAAAAGGTTCAGGAAAAATGGGAAATGAACGCGTAACAATCCAAAACCTAAAAGTGGTTAAGGTTAATGCTGATGACTCATACATCCTAGTTAAAGGTGCGGTTCCAGGACCTAAAGGCGGCGTGGTAGAAGTTAAACAAGCTGTCAAAGGCCAAAACTAA
- the rpsJ gene encoding 30S ribosomal protein S10, translating into MANQQKIRIRLRAYDHEVIDSSAEKIVEAVKRSGAEVSGPIPLPTEVEKITILRAVHKYKDSREQFEQRTHKRLIDIINPNAKTLDALKKLNLPAGVDIEIKL; encoded by the coding sequence ATGGCTAATCAACAAAAGATCAGAATTAGACTTAGAGCTTACGATCACGAAGTAATCGATAGCTCAGCAGAGAAAATCGTAGAAGCGGTTAAAAGAAGCGGAGCAGAAGTATCTGGACCAATCCCACTTCCAACAGAAGTAGAAAAGATCACAATCTTAAGAGCGGTTCACAAATACAAAGACTCTAGAGAACAGTTTGAACAAAGAACACACAAAAGATTAATCGATATCATCAACCCAAATGCAAAAACACTTGATGCACTTAAGAAACTAAACTTACCTGCAGGTGTTGATATCGAGATTAAGTTATAA
- a CDS encoding CidA/LrgA family protein — MNFLEQFAILIAALFAGSVLKAILPLPIPETIYGMVILFILFLTKALKTSDVKKASETILENMSFLFVPAGVGIIENFDLFRQNFLAMFAITFITASIAMIVSMKLVSIVQKGK, encoded by the coding sequence ATGAATTTTTTAGAACAATTTGCAATTTTGATAGCTGCCCTCTTTGCTGGTAGTGTCTTAAAAGCAATATTACCCCTGCCAATACCAGAAACAATTTATGGCATGGTTATACTTTTTATCTTGTTTTTGACCAAGGCCCTAAAAACATCAGATGTCAAAAAAGCCTCAGAGACCATTCTTGAGAATATGAGTTTCCTCTTTGTCCCAGCTGGAGTTGGCATCATAGAAAATTTTGACTTATTTAGGCAAAATTTCCTTGCAATGTTTGCAATCACTTTTATAACAGCTAGCATAGCCATGATAGTTAGTATGAAGCTTGTATCAATCGTACAAAAAGGAAAATAA
- a CDS encoding LrgB family protein — translation MYQSYKKENNIFANSYFGIILSFVVFEASKKLNAKINNVILKAIFNPLLLSIVTISAILSLAGIHYADYNMGGSIISFFIGPATVALVVSLYENIDILKENFKAIMIGIIGGSFISMFLTVILAKIFGVEFVMTVTLLPKSVTTAIAIGLSEEYGGIVALSAIAVIIRGIVGIIIAPIIIKVFKITDPVAQGVGIGTVAHALGTTKARDMGEVQGAMSGLSIAVAGIVTVILMPLMVFITNIIS, via the coding sequence TTGTATCAATCGTACAAAAAGGAAAATAATATATTTGCTAATTCATATTTTGGAATAATTTTATCATTTGTAGTCTTTGAAGCTAGCAAAAAATTAAATGCGAAAATTAATAATGTGATTTTGAAAGCTATCTTTAACCCACTGCTTCTATCCATCGTTACCATATCTGCCATTTTATCATTGGCTGGCATCCATTACGCAGATTATAACATGGGAGGATCAATCATTTCCTTTTTCATAGGACCTGCAACTGTAGCTCTAGTAGTTAGTCTTTATGAAAATATTGATATATTAAAAGAGAATTTCAAGGCTATAATGATTGGAATCATAGGCGGAAGTTTTATCTCCATGTTTCTTACAGTAATTCTTGCTAAAATTTTTGGAGTAGAATTTGTAATGACTGTAACACTCTTGCCAAAATCCGTAACCACAGCCATAGCCATAGGTTTATCTGAGGAATACGGAGGCATAGTAGCCCTAAGTGCTATAGCTGTTATAATCCGAGGAATTGTAGGCATCATAATAGCCCCAATTATAATTAAAGTATTCAAAATCACAGATCCAGTAGCCCAAGGAGTTGGCATAGGCACAGTTGCCCACGCCCTAGGAACAACCAAAGCCCGTGATATGGGAGAAGTCCAAGGAGCCATGAGTGGCCTATCAATAGCTGTAGCAGGCATTGTAACAGTAATCCTAATGCCTCTAATGGTCTTTATCACAAACATAATAAGCTAA
- a CDS encoding FtsX-like permease family protein, giving the protein MNSLYHRLAIDGIKRHKRLYYPFVGTTVFFIVLIGLCLSIKYDPITTTFFGKTTIITLMKLGSIILSIFAILTISTNYIFIQKNKSEELGLYLMLGMEKKHLIRIYVNELLYLFFKSIVLGTIISAIIYKLVLSGFINLANIDYNVLDSGVLPAIKPLLITIFIFFVIFMLLLIQQIVKNRNYTPLDYIGESKAGQKAPRNPIAIGIFGILCIGAGYYISLTTQNPMQAFKLFFFAVLLVIIGTYAAFTVIVSGILKLLQKKKSFYYKKENFTAVSGLIYRVRNSAKTLASIAILSTMVIIVLTSGFSLYFGIGEVQDSLFPTDYSMSFPANDYDVSYFEKLIDDILKENNKNGKIYSYKSNFLPVSRDGSKINHVDNDPGFAWDEDVDGIHTFLDEKPTYDFGEYDAILFAKDDHTDISKIGDMDLKVKKEKRENYPITFAVADITMTNKDMLVFKDPEKYNRVKETLALDDNGGYEPNWHINFDVDGPYDPKLIEILRDKLMDEFSDSWFSINDDISSRKEFMAIYAGIFFVGIILGLGFIVSTVLAIYYKQLSEGIEDKNRFKTMRQLGMTDKEAKKSISKQMGLVFFLPLIFAFAHSLFAIPIITKFLELLSLSNTSLYMICLVSVFAFYIVFYFVTFKLTEKTYNNIVLD; this is encoded by the coding sequence ATGAATTCCCTATATCATAGACTTGCCATAGATGGGATAAAAAGGCACAAGAGACTTTACTACCCTTTTGTGGGAACCACAGTATTTTTTATAGTTTTGATTGGCTTGTGCTTATCCATTAAATACGATCCTATAACGACTACATTTTTTGGTAAAACTACTATAATAACATTGATGAAGCTTGGATCTATAATATTATCCATCTTTGCTATTTTAACTATTTCTACAAATTATATATTCATACAGAAAAATAAATCTGAAGAATTGGGTCTATACTTGATGCTGGGCATGGAAAAAAAGCACCTCATAAGGATATATGTAAATGAACTATTGTATTTGTTTTTTAAATCAATAGTTCTTGGGACCATAATTTCAGCTATTATCTATAAGCTGGTTTTATCAGGCTTTATAAATCTTGCTAACATTGACTATAATGTCTTAGATAGTGGAGTTTTGCCTGCAATAAAGCCCTTGTTAATAACAATATTTATATTTTTTGTAATATTTATGCTGCTATTGATCCAACAAATTGTCAAAAATAGGAACTATACACCTCTTGACTATATTGGAGAATCAAAGGCTGGACAAAAAGCTCCAAGAAACCCTATAGCCATTGGTATATTTGGAATTTTGTGCATAGGAGCAGGCTATTATATAAGCCTTACAACCCAAAACCCTATGCAAGCCTTTAAGTTGTTTTTCTTTGCAGTTCTTCTTGTAATAATCGGAACATATGCCGCCTTTACTGTAATTGTTTCTGGCATTTTGAAACTTTTACAAAAGAAAAAAAGCTTCTACTACAAAAAAGAAAACTTTACTGCTGTTTCTGGTTTAATCTATAGGGTTAGAAACAGTGCCAAGACCCTTGCAAGTATAGCAATCCTATCAACTATGGTAATTATTGTCCTTACTTCTGGTTTTTCCCTATATTTTGGCATAGGCGAAGTCCAAGATAGTCTATTTCCAACAGACTACAGCATGTCTTTTCCAGCAAATGATTATGATGTTTCCTACTTTGAAAAATTGATAGATGATATTCTAAAAGAAAACAATAAAAATGGAAAAATCTATTCTTATAAGAGCAATTTCTTACCTGTAAGTAGAGATGGTAGCAAGATTAATCATGTAGACAATGACCCTGGCTTTGCTTGGGATGAAGATGTTGATGGGATCCATACATTTTTGGATGAAAAACCCACCTATGATTTTGGGGAATATGATGCAATATTATTTGCCAAAGATGATCATACCGATATCAGCAAAATTGGAGATATGGACCTAAAAGTTAAGAAGGAAAAAAGAGAAAATTATCCAATTACTTTTGCCGTAGCTGATATTACAATGACCAATAAAGATATGCTAGTATTCAAGGATCCAGAAAAATATAACAGAGTTAAAGAGACTCTTGCCTTGGATGATAATGGGGGCTATGAACCTAATTGGCATATTAACTTTGATGTAGATGGTCCATACGATCCAAAATTAATAGAAATCTTACGTGACAAACTAATGGATGAATTTAGCGACAGTTGGTTTAGCATAAATGATGACATAAGTAGTAGGAAGGAATTCATGGCCATTTATGCAGGAATATTTTTTGTAGGAATTATCCTTGGCTTAGGATTTATTGTATCGACAGTACTTGCCATATACTACAAGCAGCTTTCAGAAGGTATAGAAGATAAAAATAGATTTAAGACCATGCGCCAACTTGGTATGACTGACAAGGAAGCCAAAAAATCTATATCAAAGCAAATGGGTCTGGTGTTTTTCTTACCACTAATATTTGCCTTTGCCCACTCCCTATTTGCCATACCAATAATTACCAAATTCTTGGAATTATTAAGCCTGTCAAACACAAGCCTATACATGATATGCCTAGTATCAGTATTTGCCTTCTATATAGTATTTTATTTTGTGACTTTCAAGTTAACAGAAAAAACCTACAACAATATAGTATTAGACTAA
- a CDS encoding ABC transporter ATP-binding protein, with protein sequence MLLKVSNLEKIYKSRLSTNQVHALNNVNFSVEEGEYIAIMGESGSGKTTLLNLLALLDKPSKGKIILEDKDLSTISDSEISKFRRDHLGFVFQDFNLLDTLTLKENILLPLILAEDDPKTFDQKLLEVTKPLRIYELLNKYPYEVSGGQKQRCAVARALITNPKLLLADEPTGALDSNSSRELMEVFKELNKNGQTVIMVTHSIQAASGARRVLFIKDGKIFHELYNSGFSDYEMSQKIADTMQMLQRGDIR encoded by the coding sequence ATGTTATTAAAAGTATCAAATTTAGAAAAAATATACAAGTCAAGATTATCAACAAACCAAGTTCACGCTTTAAACAATGTGAATTTTTCAGTAGAAGAGGGCGAATATATTGCAATCATGGGGGAGTCCGGTTCAGGAAAAACTACCTTGCTTAACCTGTTAGCTCTATTAGACAAGCCTAGCAAAGGGAAAATAATACTAGAAGACAAGGATCTATCGACCATAAGTGATTCTGAGATTTCAAAATTTAGACGTGACCACCTAGGCTTTGTATTCCAAGATTTCAATCTTTTGGATACCCTTACATTAAAAGAAAACATCCTCTTACCCCTAATACTTGCAGAAGATGATCCCAAAACTTTTGATCAGAAGCTTCTAGAAGTGACAAAGCCTCTAAGGATATATGAATTATTAAACAAATATCCTTATGAAGTTTCTGGTGGACAAAAGCAAAGATGTGCTGTAGCAAGAGCCCTTATCACCAATCCCAAATTGCTCCTAGCAGACGAGCCAACAGGCGCCTTGGATTCTAACTCTTCTAGGGAATTGATGGAAGTTTTCAAAGAGTTAAACAAGAACGGTCAAACCGTAATAATGGTAACCCATTCCATCCAAGCAGCATCAGGAGCAAGGAGGGTTTTGTTTATCAAAGACGGCAAGATCTTCCACGAACTTTATAACTCTGGTTTTTCTGACTATGAGATGAGCCAGAAGATAGCCGACACTATGCAAATGCTCCAAAGAGGTGATATAAGATGA
- a CDS encoding sensor histidine kinase yields the protein MSKFIRIKAHSLVIFIIFFVLMIFSISFGIDRNYIYYILILATFFFVLSLVISYIKFKKAYKEITMWTNDFSSSPNFLIEKSKIYENIMTIYEKNKDMENSFEDKMRVFKEYVSMWAHQIKTPLFSLDLILNDDPIDDHAAKAELFAIEEYIETLLSYTRLESLSTDFVFEEASLDELISSSIKKYSKVFIRKKNKVDFKPTGIMLTTDKKWFAFILDQILSNSNKYTQDGTISFYMEGEKLIIEDTGIGIREEDLPRIFDKSYTGYNGRIYKKSTGIGLSLVKAASENLAIDVSIESKLTEGTKVIFDLKNVLN from the coding sequence ATGTCTAAATTTATTAGAATTAAGGCCCATAGCCTGGTGATTTTCATAATCTTTTTTGTCTTGATGATCTTTAGCATATCCTTTGGCATAGACAGAAACTATATTTATTACATTTTGATACTAGCCACGTTTTTCTTTGTGTTAAGTCTTGTAATTTCTTATATAAAATTTAAGAAAGCTTACAAGGAAATAACTATGTGGACCAACGACTTTTCATCTAGTCCAAACTTTTTAATAGAAAAAAGCAAAATATATGAGAACATTATGACTATCTATGAGAAAAATAAGGACATGGAAAATTCTTTTGAAGATAAGATGAGAGTTTTCAAGGAATATGTTAGTATGTGGGCCCATCAAATCAAAACCCCACTTTTTTCTCTGGACTTGATACTAAATGACGATCCCATAGATGACCATGCGGCCAAGGCTGAGCTTTTTGCCATAGAAGAATATATAGAAACTCTCCTATCATATACACGCTTGGAGTCTCTTTCTACAGACTTTGTCTTTGAGGAAGCCTCACTTGATGAGCTTATAAGTTCATCTATCAAAAAATACTCCAAAGTTTTCATAAGAAAGAAAAACAAGGTGGACTTTAAGCCAACAGGTATTATGCTTACAACGGATAAAAAATGGTTTGCCTTTATCCTAGATCAGATTTTGTCAAACTCAAACAAGTACACCCAAGATGGGACAATTTCTTTTTATATGGAAGGTGAGAAGCTGATAATCGAAGATACCGGCATTGGAATAAGAGAGGAAGATTTGCCTAGGATTTTTGACAAATCATACACTGGTTACAATGGCAGAATTTACAAAAAATCGACAGGCATCGGCCTAAGTCTGGTAAAAGCTGCTAGTGAAAATTTGGCTATAGATGTATCTATAGAGTCAAAGCTTACTGAGGGAACAAAAGTTATATTTGATCTAAAAAATGTCCTAAACTAA